In a genomic window of Thermoanaerobaculales bacterium:
- a CDS encoding 2Fe-2S iron-sulfur cluster-binding protein: MPTLTVNGKKVTVGEDAVILDAARCAGVHVPTLCQFDGLEPWGGCRLCVVDMWQQGWDENWFKMVTACNHPVAEGMRVFTSSERVLETRRVVLDLLLARCPETPLIQRIAAEHGISETSYEVNPTPTDCILCGLCTRVCDHIGVSAIASVNRGWGREIAPPFHQAPPDCIGCLACAEICPTRCIPYSEAAGSRRIWDKDFEMLRDPVTGETVITKAQAEHFARRSGVPQGYFATSDGSKRRVMATTFTKLKVVG, translated from the coding sequence ATGCCCACCCTGACCGTGAACGGCAAGAAGGTCACCGTGGGCGAGGACGCGGTCATCCTCGACGCGGCACGCTGCGCCGGGGTCCACGTGCCCACCCTGTGCCAGTTCGACGGCCTCGAGCCGTGGGGCGGCTGCCGGCTGTGCGTCGTCGACATGTGGCAGCAGGGCTGGGACGAGAACTGGTTCAAGATGGTGACCGCCTGCAACCACCCGGTGGCGGAAGGGATGCGGGTCTTCACGAGCTCGGAGCGGGTCCTGGAGACGCGCCGGGTGGTGCTCGACCTGCTGCTGGCGCGCTGCCCGGAGACGCCGCTGATCCAGCGGATCGCGGCCGAGCACGGGATCAGCGAGACCTCGTACGAGGTGAACCCGACGCCCACCGACTGCATCCTGTGCGGGCTGTGCACGCGGGTCTGCGACCACATCGGGGTGTCGGCGATCGCCTCGGTCAACCGCGGCTGGGGCCGCGAGATTGCGCCGCCGTTCCACCAGGCGCCACCCGACTGCATCGGCTGCCTCGCCTGCGCTGAGATCTGCCCGACCCGGTGCATCCCGTACTCCGAGGCGGCCGGGTCGCGCCGGATCTGGGACAAGGACTTCGAGATGCTGCGCGACCCGGTGACCGGGGAGACGGTGATCACCAAGGCCCAAGCCGAGCACTTCGCGCGGCGCAGCGGGGTGCCGCAGGGCTACTTCGCGACCTCGGACGGATCCAAGCGCCGCGTCATGGCGACGACCTTCACGAAGCTCAAGGTGGTGGGGTGA
- a CDS encoding 4Fe-4S dicluster domain-containing protein, with amino-acid sequence MNMIYKVSVERCIACGKCELACAFAHGSEGRPSKTRINIFLRGPEVGTPITCFQCDEAACVQVCPTAALVRSAVTGAIEMVRSRCITCRMCVAACPFGNMLWDETYHCVQKCDLCGGDPRCVPFCPTGAIAWVPAGLASIRPEPLDRSQLAGFSGGAGR; translated from the coding sequence ATGAACATGATCTACAAGGTCTCGGTGGAGCGTTGCATCGCCTGCGGCAAGTGCGAGCTGGCGTGCGCCTTTGCGCACGGCAGCGAGGGCCGGCCGTCGAAGACTCGGATCAACATCTTCCTGCGGGGGCCGGAGGTCGGGACGCCGATCACCTGCTTCCAGTGCGACGAGGCGGCCTGCGTCCAGGTCTGCCCGACCGCGGCGCTGGTGCGCAGCGCGGTCACCGGAGCCATCGAGATGGTCCGGTCGCGATGCATCACGTGCCGGATGTGCGTCGCCGCCTGCCCGTTCGGGAACATGCTGTGGGACGAGACCTACCACTGCGTCCAGAAGTGCGACCTGTGCGGCGGCGATCCCCGCTGCGTGCCGTTCTGCCCGACCGGGGCGATCGCCTGGGTGCCGGCCGGTCTGGCGTCGATCCGCCCGGAGCCGCTCGATCGCAGCCAGCTCGCGGGCTTCAGCGGAGGAGCGGGGCGGTAG